Part of the Halogeometricum rufum genome, GTCCATCCGCGCCGCCATCACGAAGTCGGTCTTGTGGAGGCCGTCTATCTTGTGCGTCCACATCTCGACGCGGACTTCGCCCCACTCGAGGTGGAGGTCGGGGTGGTGCCACTCCTCCTCGGCGAGTTCGCCTATCTCGTAGGTGAACTCGAGGGCGTCTCTGAAGTCCCCGAACGCGTACGTACCGTCGAGGTGGTGGTCGTCGACGACTTCCCAGACGTCGTCGTCGAGTTCGGCGAGGTAGTCGTCGTACTCGGTTTCGGTGAGCGGTTCGTCCTCTGAGGTGCACGCCTCGCACTCCTGGTCGGCCAGCGTCGATGCCATGGCAGAAAGTACGGTCGCCATCGGCTTGTATCTTCACCAGCGACGGTCCGCTCCGGGGGCGAAAGTCGGCTGAAGGGACGGTGCTAACGGACGAAACGTACCGTGTCCACGGACGCCCTCGCCGAGCGGAACGCCCCGGCGAGGGCGGCGCGCCGCTACAGTCGGTCGGCGACCGCTTCGACGGGGTGTGGCGGGATGCCGTCGGCGCCATCGCGGTCGCCCAGTTGCGAGCGACACGACCCCCCGGGTGCGACCACTCGCTCCCCGTCGCTCTCGTCGACTTTGTCGAACAGCAGACGGCCGATGGTCTTCGAGAGGTCGTAGTGTTCGTCGTGGTACCCGAAACTGCCGGCCATGCCGCAGCAGGTCGAATCTAACGGGTCCACCTCGTAGCCGACGCGGCGCAGGACGCCGACCGCGTGGTGGTCCTTGTTGGTCGCCTTCTGGTTGCAGTGGCCGTGATAGCTCAGCGACCCGGCCGCGCCGGGCGTCCGGTCGGCTATCGGGAGCGACTCGTCGAGTCGAAACGCGTCGAGGTACTCCAGCACGCCGTACGCGCTGTCGGCGACGCGTTCGACCTCGGGGCCGTCGAGCAGGTCGAGGTACTCGTCCTGGAACATCACGGCGTCGGAGGGTTCGACGAACACGACGTCCCAACCGGCGGCGACGGGGCCGGCGAGTCGGTCGGTGTTCGTCCGCGCCCGGTCGGCGGCGAGGTCCAGCATCCCCGTCGAGTAGGCGGCGCGGCCCGACGGGACGGTGTCGCCGGGGACGACGACGTGGACGCCCGCCGCTTCGAGGGCTTCGACGGCCGCCTTCCCGGCCGCGGGGTACGAGTAGTTCGTGTACGTGTCGGGGAACAGCACGACTCGGCGGTCTGCGGTCGCGCGTTCGACGGTCGAGCCGCCGCGTTCGGCGAACCAGTCCCGGAGCGTCTCCCGCCGGAACGGCGGCAGTTCGCGTTCGGGTGCGATGCCGAACACCGTCTGCATGACCCGTCGCGCGCCCGGAACCGCGGTCGCCCAGTTCGACAGCGGTGCCAGCGCCGAGCCGAGTTTCGAGGCGGCGTCGATGTTCGCGAACAGTCGCTCGCGAAGGTCGACGCCCTCCTTCTGGTGGTGCTGGTGTTTCACCTCGGTCTTGAGCTTCGCCATGTCGACGCCGGTGGGGCAGTCGCTCTTGCAGCCCTTACAGCCCACGCAGAGGTCCAGCACCTCCTCCTGAAACCGCTCGGTGTGAATCTCTTCCTCGGGGAGGTCACCGCTGATGGCCGACCGGAGCATGTTGGCGCGGCCGCGAGTCGTCTGGACCTCCTCGTTCGACGCGCGGTACGTCGGACACATCACGTCGTGTCCGGTCTGCCGGCAGGTGCCACAGCCGTTACACAGTTCGACGAGGTGGGTGAACCCGCCTTCGTCGTCGAAGTCGAGCGTCGTCTGCGGCGCGATAGACTGGTACTCCGCGCCGTACCGGAGGTGTTCGCGGTTGTCCGCGCCGACGCCGCGGTCCGCGTCGGGCCCGACGTCGTCGGGACCCGAGCGGTAGACGACGTTGCCGGGGTGCATCCACCAGTCGGGGTCGAAGGCCGTCTTGACCTCCTTGAACGCCTGCCAGAGCTCCTCGCCGTACATCTTGGGGTTGAACTCCGTCCGGGCCATCCCGTCGCCGTGTTCGCCGGAGAACGAGCCGTGGTGTTCGAGGACGAGGTCGGTCACGTCCTCCGTGATGGAGTGCAGGTCCTCGATGCCGGACTCGCTCTTGAGGTTGAGGATGGGTCGGATGTGGAGCGTTCCCGACCCCGCGTGGGCGAAGTACGCCGCCGACGTGCCGTGGTCGTCCAGCACGTCCTCGAACTTCTGCACGTACTCGGCCAACTCCGCGGGCGGCACCGTCGCGTCCTCGATGAACGGGTACGGCTTCGCGTCGCCCTCCAGACTCATCAGCAACGGGATGGCCGCCTTGCGGAGTTTCCACAGTTTCGCCTGGTCGGCGTCGGTGTACGCCTCCACGACGTCGAACGCCGCACCGTCGGCGACGAATCGCTCGTTCGTCGCCGCGATTGCGGCCTCGAAGTCGTCGTGGAGTTCCGAGTCGTACTCCAGCATCAGGGCGGCGTCCGCTCCGTCCGGAATCGGCTCGACGTACTCGGCGTAGCCGTCCGACTCGGCGGCCATGCGGAACACCTCGTCGTCCATCAACTCCACCGCGCTCACGTCGTACTCCAGGGCGACGGGGACGGCCTCCATCGCCTTCACCAGGTCGTCGAAGCAGTAGAGGGCCAGCGCCGTCTCCTCGGGGACCGTCACGAGCGAGAGTTCCGCCTCGACGATGACGCCGAGGGACCCCTCGCTCCCGACGAACAGTTTCGCGAGGTTCATCACTCGCTCGCCGTCGTCGTTCTCGTACACCACCCGGTCGAGGTTGTAGCCCGACACCCGGCGCTTGAGGTCGGGGTACCGGTCGGCTATCTCGGCCTCGTTCTCCTCGACCACCTCGCGGACGGTCCGGTAGACGTGAGCCTCGCGGTCGTCTTTCGAGACGATGTCGTTCCACTCCTCGGAGTCGAGGACGACTTCGCGCGCCTCGACGACGGACCCGTCGGAGAGGACCGCCGTGACGGCTTCGGTGTACGCGTCCGTGATGCCGTACCTGACGGAGTGAGCGCCGGTGGAGTTGTTGCCGATGCCGCCGCCGACCGTCGCGCGGTTCGAGGAGGCCGGGTCGGGGGCGAACTTCAGCCCGTACTCCGAGAGGACGGCGTCCAGGTCGTCCTGCACGACGCCCGGTTGGATGCGGACGCGCTTCTCCT contains:
- a CDS encoding FAD-binding and (Fe-S)-binding domain-containing protein → MAIEDRDATWSAGELGHDRPDVAEYRDLASDLRARVDGGVEFDEYAQVLYSTDGSIYSAKPAGVVYPTDTEDVRAAVEVATRHEVPILPRGTGSSLAGQTVGPGCVVLDVSRHMDDVVEVRPEEKRVRIQPGVVQDDLDAVLSEYGLKFAPDPASSNRATVGGGIGNNSTGAHSVRYGITDAYTEAVTAVLSDGSVVEAREVVLDSEEWNDIVSKDDREAHVYRTVREVVEENEAEIADRYPDLKRRVSGYNLDRVVYENDDGERVMNLAKLFVGSEGSLGVIVEAELSLVTVPEETALALYCFDDLVKAMEAVPVALEYDVSAVELMDDEVFRMAAESDGYAEYVEPIPDGADAALMLEYDSELHDDFEAAIAATNERFVADGAAFDVVEAYTDADQAKLWKLRKAAIPLLMSLEGDAKPYPFIEDATVPPAELAEYVQKFEDVLDDHGTSAAYFAHAGSGTLHIRPILNLKSESGIEDLHSITEDVTDLVLEHHGSFSGEHGDGMARTEFNPKMYGEELWQAFKEVKTAFDPDWWMHPGNVVYRSGPDDVGPDADRGVGADNREHLRYGAEYQSIAPQTTLDFDDEGGFTHLVELCNGCGTCRQTGHDVMCPTYRASNEEVQTTRGRANMLRSAISGDLPEEEIHTERFQEEVLDLCVGCKGCKSDCPTGVDMAKLKTEVKHQHHQKEGVDLRERLFANIDAASKLGSALAPLSNWATAVPGARRVMQTVFGIAPERELPPFRRETLRDWFAERGGSTVERATADRRVVLFPDTYTNYSYPAAGKAAVEALEAAGVHVVVPGDTVPSGRAAYSTGMLDLAADRARTNTDRLAGPVAAGWDVVFVEPSDAVMFQDEYLDLLDGPEVERVADSAYGVLEYLDAFRLDESLPIADRTPGAAGSLSYHGHCNQKATNKDHHAVGVLRRVGYEVDPLDSTCCGMAGSFGYHDEHYDLSKTIGRLLFDKVDESDGERVVAPGGSCRSQLGDRDGADGIPPHPVEAVADRL
- a CDS encoding 4a-hydroxytetrahydrobiopterin dehydratase codes for the protein MASTLADQECEACTSEDEPLTETEYDDYLAELDDDVWEVVDDHHLDGTYAFGDFRDALEFTYEIGELAEEEWHHPDLHLEWGEVRVEMWTHKIDGLHKTDFVMAARMDRIHEQYAPA